Proteins found in one Brachypodium distachyon strain Bd21 chromosome 5, Brachypodium_distachyon_v3.0, whole genome shotgun sequence genomic segment:
- the LOC100828857 gene encoding disease resistance protein RGA2: METVGLPAASWVVGKALSPLSGGVLEAWGASSMLGPNMEALKLQLLYAQAMLNNVRGREIHNPALGEMLDKLRQLAYGAEDVLDELDYFRIQDELDGTYHAADAHAAGCVQDLALNVRHTARSCVNKLKFPVCSPTARRAVPDKQHYGGKQGCLSGLRSCGRRENSSSPPSPANQQGVQEVHCGCMPKAAHNVGKYLPCCSLLPSVDHDAQTGMVGNSNMTGNEHRFRFACAGPSKIKQTNHETKIPKLKFDRVEMSRKILEITEQLKPVCAQVFNILNLEIMKSSQTPNKGIGVDRPKTSPQIIEPKLYGREHQKDIVIGEIVKSECCELTVLPIVGPGGIGKTTFTQHIYEQMKSHFHVPIWICVSLDFDANRLAKDILKKIPKVNNENKNCSAEELIKQRLKGKRVLLVLDDVWQHRENEWEKLKALFKQDGAKGNMVIVTTRIPGVANTVKTTKCLVELDHLCPKDIKSFFEECVFGDQKPWADHPKLSDVGSKIVDKLKGSPLAAKTVGRLLRNKLTLNHWRSVLESKEWESQTSDDDIMPALKLSYDYLPFHLQKCFSFCALFPEDYGFGSEELVHLWIGLDILRSYDQKRKRIEDVGLCYLNELVNHGFFKMNKKEDGRPYYVIHDLLHELAVNVSSHECISIYSSNARDIQIPPTVRHLSIIVDKTDVKNKMSFEDYDGNLSALAKCLKVENLHTIMLFGDYHGSFAKTFGDLFREARALRIILLSEATYNMEDILHNFSKLVHLRYLRIKSKIYQELGLPSSLFRLYHLQVIDLKNEYKCFITTRNLGNLVKLRHFLVPKESFKYHSDIYGVGKLKFLHELKEFRVGKESKGFELSQLGPLREIGGSLHIYNVEKVQTKEEANDLKLIHKNHIRELMLEWDATRSNRDPVQEENVLESLVPHWDLQKLSIKGHGGSNCPTWLCANLSVKNLESLCLDGVSWKNLPPVGELWMVTELGEEYQDCSSISPPSFHNLKKLELKGISILAKWVGNDTCPFFSHLEVLIIKDCSKLMELPFSQPTGCQAGEWEEKMALFPKLHELVIEDCPNLESLPPIPWRAHAPFSASIERVGSVIEQLAYGTKYRLKLNLQITGKDGGQGDVFWNALNFSNLTDLKELHMNKIPPLPLDDLLVLTSLKVITISNSSSVLLPVEGEDHGSYQFPVEDLEIITSDTSGKELTLLLSFLPNLSKLTIHECENITALGVVEHAETVSGEQQQQTGVGEEEPITAAAAEGLLLLPPRLQELWIEACPKVSLLPNPPPDDHAEAAARGGGGGGGLRRLRSLRSLHVYNSPEFLSSYSSSSSFPPFPTCLQHLTLRRVKYMETLQDLSNLTSLTELTLNIPGDSRSDGLWPLLAHGRLTQLSLYTTSDFFAGSDPSRPHDAEVFSSSSKLVDLATASNTGFLAAPICSLFSSTLTRLQLSLDKEAERLTKEQEEALQLLTSLQVLCFLFGEKLQRLPAGLHKLINLKELSIYSCTAIRSLPSLPSSLQGLEIDTCGAIQSLPNSLPSSLERLNISCCGAIKSLPKDGLPSSMLELDAFYGNSEELKRECRKLIGTIPIIRA, translated from the coding sequence ATGGAGACGGTCGGCCTCCCTGCTGCGAGCTGGGTGGTGGGCAAGGCGCTGAGCCCGCTGTCCGGCGGAGTGCTGGAGGCATGGGGTGCCAGCTCCATGCTCGGACCCAACATGGAGGCCCTGAAGTTGCAGCTGCTGTACGCACAGGCGATGCTGAACAACGTCCGAGGCAGGGAGATCCATAACCCTGCCCTTGGTGAGATGCTAGACAAGTTGCGGCAGCTTGCGTACGGGGCTGAGGACGTGCTGGACGAGCTCGATTACTTCCGCATCCAGGATGAGCTCGACGGCACCTATCATGCCGCCGACGCTCATGCTGCAGGCTGTGTCCAAGACCTCGCCCTCAACGTTCGCCACACGGCCAGATCTTGTGTGAACAAGCTCAAGTTTCCTGTGTGCTCGCCTACTGCCAGGCGTGCCGTTCCTGACAAGCAACACTACGGTGGCAAACAAGGATGCCTCTCAGGGCTCCGCTCGTGTGGCCGGCGTGAGAACAGCTCCTCACCACCATCACCCGCCAACCAGCAGGGTGTCCAGGAAGTTCACTGTGGATGCATGCCTAAGGCTGCCCACAATGTCGGTAAATACTTACCTTGCTGCTCCTTATTACCATCTGTCGATCATGATGCACAAACCGGCATGGTGGGCAATTCCAACATGACTGGAAATGAACACCGTTTCCGATTTGCTTGTGCTGGGCCGTCCAAGATAAAACAGACAAATCACGAGACAAAAATACCAAAATTGAAGTTTGATAGGGTGGAAATGTCTAGAAAGATATTGGAAATCacggagcagctgaagccagTATGTGCTCAGGTATTCAACATTCTTAATCTAGAGATAATGAAATCTAGCCAAACCCCTAACAAAGGCATTGGTGTGGACAGACCCAAAACCAGCCCACAAATTATAGAACCAAAGTTATATGGGAGGGAACACCAGAAAGATATTGTTATAGGTGAAATTGTTAAGAGTGAATGTTGTGAACTTACCGTGCTTCCCATTGTTGGCCCGGGCGGTATTGGGAAGACTACTTTCACACAACACATATATGAACAAATGAAGAGCCATTTCCACGTCCCCATTTGGATATGTGTTTCTCTCGATTTTGATGCAAATAGGTTGGCAAAagatattttgaaaaaaatccccaaagttaacaatgaaaacaaaaattgtaGTGCCGAAGAGCTTATCAAACAAAGATTAAAAGGAAAGAGGGTTTTACTTGTCTTAGATGATGTGTGGCAACATCGTGAGAATGAGTGGGAAAAACTGAAAGCTCTGTTTAAACAAGATGGAGCAAAAGGTAACATGGTTATAGTCACGACTCGAATACCCGGCGTGGCAAACACCGTTAAGACAACTAAATGTTTAGTAGAACTGGATCATCTATGTCCTAAAGATATCAAGTCGTTCTTCGAAGAATGCGTATTTGGTGACCAAAAACCATGGGCTGATCATCCAAAATTATCTGATGTTGGGAGCAAAATAGTAGACAAATTGAAGGGTTCCCCTCTTGCAGCAAAAACTGTTGGTAGACTACTAAGAAACAAACTTACATTGAACCACTGGAGAAGCGTTCTAGAAAGTAAAGAATGGGAATCACAAACCAGCGACGATGATATTATGCCTGCTTTGAAGCTTAGCTATGATTATCTTCCTTTCCATCTGCAAAagtgcttttctttttgtgcttTGTTTCCTGAAGATTATGGATTTGGTAGCGAAGAGTTGGTTCACTTGTGGATTGGACTAGATATTTTACGTTCATATGAtcagaagagaaaaagaattgAAGATGTTGGACTTTGCTATTTAAATGAATTGGTAAATCACGGATTTTTCAAAATGAATAAAAAGGAAGATGGACGTCCTTATTACGTCATCCATGACCTACTGCACGAGTTGGCTGTAAATGTTTCATCGCATGAGTGTATCAGCATCTATAGTTCGAACGCGAGGGACATACAAATTCCCCCAACCGTACGTCACTTGTCAATCATCGTAGATAAAACCGATGTCAAGAATAAAATGTCTTTTGAAGACTATGATGGGAATTTGAGTGCACTAGCTAAATGTTTGAAAGTTGAAAACCTACATACTATAATGTTATTTGGTGATTACCATGGAAGCTTTGCAAAAACTTTTGGTGATTTATTTAGGGAAGCTAGAGCCCTTCGCATCATATTGTTGTCAGAAGCTACATATAATATGGAGGATATATTGCACAACTTTTCAAAACTCGTCCATCTTCGCTACCTAAGAATCAAGTCCAAGATTTACCAGGAATTGGGCCTACCAAGTTCTTTGTTTCGATTGTATCATTTACAGGTCATTGATCTAAAAAATGAGTATAAATGCTTTATTACAACTAGAAATTTGGGCAACCTTGTAAAATTGCGTCATTTTCTTGTGCCGAAAGAAAGCTTTAAATATCATTCTGACATTTATGGGGTTGGGAAACTAAAATTCTTACATGAACTAAAGGAATTCAGAGTGGGAAAGGAGAGTAAGGGTTTTGAACTGAGTCAGCTTGGGCCACTGAGAGAGATTGGAGGATCACTTCACATTTATAATGTTGAAAAGGTACAAACAAAAGAGGAAGCAAACGACTTGAAACTGATTCACAAGAACCACATAAGAGAACTCATGTTAGAATGGGATGCTACGCGATCTAATAGGGATCCTgtacaagaagaaaatgttCTCGAAAGCCTTGTGCCCCATTGGGATCTTCAGAAGCTATCCATTAAAGGGCATGGGGGATCAAATTGCCCAACATGGCTATGTGCCAATCTCTCGGTTAAAAATCTGGAATCTCTTTGTCTCGATGGTGTATCTTGGAAGAATCTTCCACCTGTAGGAGAGTTGTGGATGGTTACTGAGCTTGGTGAAGAGTACCAGGATTGTAGTAGTATCTCACCTCCAAGCTTCCATAATTTGAAAAAACTTGAATTAAAGGGAATATCTATTTTGGCAAAATGGGTCGGAAATGACACTTGTCCATTTTTTTCTCACTTGGAAGTGCTCATCATTAAAGATTGCTCTAAACTCATGGAGTTGCCGTTTTCTCAACCTACTGGCTGCCAAGCGGGGGAGTGGGAGGAGAAAATGGCTTTGTTTCCTAAACTACATGAGCTCGTCATTGAAGACTGCCCGAACCTGGAGTCGTTGCCTCCTATACCCTGGCGGGCCCATGCTCCGTTCTCTGCTAGCATAGAAAGAGTGGGATCAGTTATTGAGCAGCTAGCTTACGGAACAAAATACAGGCTGAAATTAAACTTGCAAATTACGGGAAAGGACGGTGGTCAGGGTGATGTGTTTTGGAATGCGTTGAATTTCTCTAATCTAACAGATCTAAAAGAGTTGCACATGAATAAAATCCCTCCCCTGCCGCTGGATGACCTCCTAGTGCTAACATCTCTGAAGGTGATCACGATATCTAATTCTAGTAGTGTTTTGCTGCCGGTTGAAGGTGAGGATCATGGCAGTTACCAATTTCCAGTCGAAGACCTCGAGATCATAACGTCTGATACCAGTGGGAAAGAACTGACGCTGCTGCTCTCTTTCCTTCCAAACCTCTCAAAGCTGACCATACACGAGTGTGAGAATATAACTGCGTTGGGTGTGGTTGAGCATGCCGAAACTGTTTctggggagcagcagcaacagacAGGAGTTGGAGAGGAGGAACCAATaacagcagctgcagccgaAGGACTGCTGCTCTTGCCTCCCCGGCTACAAGAGTTGTGGATTGAAGCCTGTCCAAAGGTGAGCTTACTCCCCAATCCACCGCCCGATGACCacgcagaagcagcagcacgaggaggaggaggaggagggggtcTCCGACGTCTCCGCTCCCTCCGCTCGCTGCATGTATACAATTCTCCCGAGTTCCTCTCCTCCTattcgtcctcctcctccttccccccTTTCCCAACCTGCCTGCAACATCTCACCCTACGCAGGGTGAAGTACATGGAGACGCTACAGGACCTCTCAAACCTCACCTCTCTCACCGAGTTAACCTTGAACATACCGGGGGATTCCAGATCCGACGGCTTGTGGCCTCTCCTCGCCCACGGCCGTCTCACACAATTATCCCTCTATACTACCTCCGATTTCTTCGCCGGTTCCGATCCCTCACGGCCGCATGACGCTGAGgttttttcctcttcctccaagCTCGTTGATCTGGCGACGGCCAGCAACACAGGTTTCCTTGCCGCGCCCATCTGCAGCCTCTTCTCTTCCACCCTCACCAGATTGCAACTCAGTTTGGACAAGGAGGCGGAGCGCTTGACAAAGGAGCAAGAGGAGGCCCTTCAGCTCCTCACCTCCCTCCAGGTGCTCTGCTTTTTGTTTGGGGAAAAGCTGCAGCGCCTCCCTGCAGGGCTACACAAGCTTATCAACCTCAAGGAATTAAGTATCTACTCTTGTACTGCCATCCGGTCGCTGCCGAGCCTTCCGAGCTCTCTGCAGGGATTAGAGATAGATACCTGTGGTGCCATCCAGTCGCTTCCGAACTCTCTCCCGAGTTCTCTGGAAAGATTGAATATCTCCTGTTGTGGTGCCATCAAGTCGCTGCCCAAAGACGGCCTTCCAAGTTCAATGCTAGAGTTAGATGCCTTTTATGGCAACAGCGAGGAGCTCAAAAGGGAGTGCCGCAAGTTAATAGGAACCATTCCGATAATCAGAGCCTGA
- the LOC100838048 gene encoding uncharacterized protein LOC100838048 isoform X3, whose translation MPLRDAARAACASHTFLRSWRCRPNLTFRGETLGLNGRRHVIKREEMARDLIRKVDHILKNHSGIEELVMSLSYDSEEAYDFPCSLLFNGSQNSIRYLRLSYCAFRPTTELGCCRSLTTLFLSHVWIADQELEWLLSNSTALEKLRLLSCTEIVCLKIPCLLQRLSFLSVAACRKLQVIESNAPNISTFHFTGNLVRISLGGALQVKDAEMYCMHESNMIRYARTKLLSWAPNVETLSIASNNEIISTPMLPGKFVHLKYLRFTLYEDEAISPACDYLSLVPFLEASPWLETFIFQVIRRSMKHESIIGDSSHLRQLPEHRHDKLKSVSIGGFSSAKSLVELTCHIVENASALECLLLDTTRGSFSPDGCSVDKPGQCARMGRKFLVEACRARLAIRTHIEGIIPSRVKLDVVEPCRRCHDVEHRDSIGV comes from the exons ATGCCACTGCGAGACGCTGCTCGTGCGGCATGTGCGTCACACACATTTCTGAGATCGTGGAGATGCCGTCCCAACCTTACTTTTAGGGGGGAAACACTAGGTTTGAATGGAAGGCGACATGTTATCAAGAGGGAAGAAATGGCAAGAGACCTCATCAGGAAAGTTGACCATATTCTTAAAAATCACTCAG GGATTGAAGAACTCGTCATGTCTCTGTCTTATGACAGTGAGGAAGCATACGATTTCCCATGCTCACTTTTATTTAATGGGAGTCAAAACTCAATAAGGTATCTTCGCCTCTCTTATTGTGCCTTTCGTCCCACAACTGAGCTTGGTTGCTGCAGAAGCTTGACAACTTTGTTTCTGAGTCATGTTTGGATTGCGGACCAAGAGCTAGAGTGGCTTCTTTCCAATTCTACCGCATTGGAGAAGTTGAGACTCCTGAGTTGCACTGAGATCGTTTGCCTGAAGATACCTTGTCTGCTGCAGCGGCTCAGCTTTCTAAGCGTGGCTGCTTGTCGCAAGCTGCAAGTGATAGAGAGCAACGCTCCGAATATCTCCACTTTTCATTTCACTGGTAACTTAGTACGGATCTCACTTGGAGGTGCATTGCAAGTAAAGGATGCCGAAATGTATTGCATGCATGAGTCCAACATGATTCGGTATGCTCGGACCAAGCTTCTATCCTGGGCGCCAAATGTTGAAACCCTTAGCATAGCATCAAATAATGAG ATTATCAGTACGCCAATGCTACCTGGCAAATTCGTCCACCTCAAATACTTGCGCTTTACTCTATATGAAGATGAGGCTATTTCACCAGCCTGCGATTATCTTTCTCTAGTTCCTTTCCTTGAAGCTTCTCCTTGGTTGGAGACCTTCATCTTTCAA GTGATACGGCGGAGTATGAAGCATGAGTCGATCATTGGGGATTCCTCACATCTGAGACAGCTGCCAGAACATCGCCATGACAAGCTAAAGAGTGTGTCGATTGGTGGCTTCAGCTCTGCCAAGAGCTTGGTCGAGTTGACATGTCATATTGTTGAGAACGCATCAGCACTTGAGTGCCTTTTATTGGATACTACTCGAGGTAGCTTCAGCCCGGATGGGTGTTCCGTGGATAAACCTGGCCAATGTGCTCGTATGGGGAGGAAATTCCTCGTGGAGGCATGTAGAGCACGTTTGGCTATTAGAACACACATTGAGGGAATAATTCCCTCTAGAGTTAAATTAGATGTTGTCGAGCCTTGCAGACGATGCCATGATGTTGAGCATCGAGATAGCATCGGTGTTTAA
- the LOC100838048 gene encoding uncharacterized protein LOC100838048 isoform X2, with amino-acid sequence MRLMSRKRHRHRRQIRDVYERKCSPCQQDDTSPCGEGIRLGPYLPEDIWRHIHALMPLRDAARAACASHTFLRSWRCRPNLTFRGETLGLNGRRHVIKREEMARDLIRKVDHILKNHSGIEELVMSLSYDSEEAYDFPCSLLFNGSQNSIRYLRLSYCAFRPTTELGCCRSLTTLFLSHVWIADQELEWLLSNSTALEKLRLLSCTEIVCLKIPCLLQRLSFLSVAACRKLQVIESNAPNISTFHFTGNLVRISLGGALQVKDAEMYCMHESNMIRYARTKLLSWAPNVETLSIASNNEIISTPMLPGKFVHLKYLRFTLYEDEAISPACDYLSLVPFLEASPWLETFIFQVIRRSMKHESIIGDSSHLRQLPEHRHDKLKSVSIGGFSSAKSLVELTCHIVENASALECLLLDTTRGSFSPDGCSVDKPGQCARMGRKFLVEACRARLAIRTHIEGIIPSRVKLDVVEPCRRCHDVEHRDSIGV; translated from the exons ATGAGGCTCATGTCCAGGAAgcggcaccggcaccgccgGCAAATCCGGGACG TTTATGAAAGAAAGTGCTCACCCTGCCAACAAGATGATACTTCTCCATGTGGCGAAGGAATAAGGTTGGGGCCCTACCTTCCAGAG GACATCTGGCGACATATTCATGCTCTAATGCCACTGCGAGACGCTGCTCGTGCGGCATGTGCGTCACACACATTTCTGAGATCGTGGAGATGCCGTCCCAACCTTACTTTTAGGGGGGAAACACTAGGTTTGAATGGAAGGCGACATGTTATCAAGAGGGAAGAAATGGCAAGAGACCTCATCAGGAAAGTTGACCATATTCTTAAAAATCACTCAG GGATTGAAGAACTCGTCATGTCTCTGTCTTATGACAGTGAGGAAGCATACGATTTCCCATGCTCACTTTTATTTAATGGGAGTCAAAACTCAATAAGGTATCTTCGCCTCTCTTATTGTGCCTTTCGTCCCACAACTGAGCTTGGTTGCTGCAGAAGCTTGACAACTTTGTTTCTGAGTCATGTTTGGATTGCGGACCAAGAGCTAGAGTGGCTTCTTTCCAATTCTACCGCATTGGAGAAGTTGAGACTCCTGAGTTGCACTGAGATCGTTTGCCTGAAGATACCTTGTCTGCTGCAGCGGCTCAGCTTTCTAAGCGTGGCTGCTTGTCGCAAGCTGCAAGTGATAGAGAGCAACGCTCCGAATATCTCCACTTTTCATTTCACTGGTAACTTAGTACGGATCTCACTTGGAGGTGCATTGCAAGTAAAGGATGCCGAAATGTATTGCATGCATGAGTCCAACATGATTCGGTATGCTCGGACCAAGCTTCTATCCTGGGCGCCAAATGTTGAAACCCTTAGCATAGCATCAAATAATGAG ATTATCAGTACGCCAATGCTACCTGGCAAATTCGTCCACCTCAAATACTTGCGCTTTACTCTATATGAAGATGAGGCTATTTCACCAGCCTGCGATTATCTTTCTCTAGTTCCTTTCCTTGAAGCTTCTCCTTGGTTGGAGACCTTCATCTTTCAA GTGATACGGCGGAGTATGAAGCATGAGTCGATCATTGGGGATTCCTCACATCTGAGACAGCTGCCAGAACATCGCCATGACAAGCTAAAGAGTGTGTCGATTGGTGGCTTCAGCTCTGCCAAGAGCTTGGTCGAGTTGACATGTCATATTGTTGAGAACGCATCAGCACTTGAGTGCCTTTTATTGGATACTACTCGAGGTAGCTTCAGCCCGGATGGGTGTTCCGTGGATAAACCTGGCCAATGTGCTCGTATGGGGAGGAAATTCCTCGTGGAGGCATGTAGAGCACGTTTGGCTATTAGAACACACATTGAGGGAATAATTCCCTCTAGAGTTAAATTAGATGTTGTCGAGCCTTGCAGACGATGCCATGATGTTGAGCATCGAGATAGCATCGGTGTTTAA
- the LOC100828559 gene encoding uncharacterized protein LOC100828559 has translation MAAPSVPCLLLRRHSPRGPIIRASPVGPRQIHAGSDPVRRRRIEPYGPPQPPCPIFLLDRRRRTERRSLKNRDLCVLYDAPRRRHWVRMDFSVWQFKGSAVLDKGHWCCQYSIAMEGSLSWSVHTFSLVEFSPSMHSWHMWLLGGIFFLYINLMACGTTLELKNALVCL, from the exons ATGGCCGCCCCCAGTGTTCCATGCCTCCTCCTTCGTCGCCACTCGCCGCGCGGTCCGATCATCCGTGCTTCTCCGGTCGGACCTCGGCAGATCCACGCGGGCAGCGACCCTGTTCGTCGGCGGCGCATCGAACCATACGGTCCTCCGCAACCTCCCTGCCCTATCTTTCTTCTAGATCGTCGCCGCCGAACTGAAAG GAGGAGCTTGAAAAACAGGGATCTGTGCGTACTATATGATGCTCCAAGAAGAAG GCATTGGGTCCGAATGGATTTTTCAGTGTGGCAGTTTAAGGGCAGTGCAGTTTTGGACAAGGGCCATTGGTGTTGTCAATACAGTATTGCAATGGAG GGTTCTCTGTCTTGGAGTGTTCATACTTTTAGCCTTGTAGAATTCTCTCCATCCATGCACAGTTGGCACATGTGGCTCTTGGGTGGTATCTTCTTCCTGTACATAAATCTG ATGGCATGTGGCACAACTTTGGAACTCAAGAATGCACTAGTATGTCTGTGA
- the LOC100838048 gene encoding uncharacterized protein LOC100838048 isoform X1 has protein sequence MRLMSRKRHRHRRQIRDVYERKCSPCQQDDTSPCGEGIRLGPYLPEDIWRHIHALMPLRDAARAACASHTFLRSWRCRPNLTFRGETLGLNGRRHVIKREEMARDLIRKVDHILKNHSGVGMKKLELYLYTCRKINSCYLDRWLHTAVTAGIEELVMSLSYDSEEAYDFPCSLLFNGSQNSIRYLRLSYCAFRPTTELGCCRSLTTLFLSHVWIADQELEWLLSNSTALEKLRLLSCTEIVCLKIPCLLQRLSFLSVAACRKLQVIESNAPNISTFHFTGNLVRISLGGALQVKDAEMYCMHESNMIRYARTKLLSWAPNVETLSIASNNEIISTPMLPGKFVHLKYLRFTLYEDEAISPACDYLSLVPFLEASPWLETFIFQVIRRSMKHESIIGDSSHLRQLPEHRHDKLKSVSIGGFSSAKSLVELTCHIVENASALECLLLDTTRGSFSPDGCSVDKPGQCARMGRKFLVEACRARLAIRTHIEGIIPSRVKLDVVEPCRRCHDVEHRDSIGV, from the exons ATGAGGCTCATGTCCAGGAAgcggcaccggcaccgccgGCAAATCCGGGACG TTTATGAAAGAAAGTGCTCACCCTGCCAACAAGATGATACTTCTCCATGTGGCGAAGGAATAAGGTTGGGGCCCTACCTTCCAGAG GACATCTGGCGACATATTCATGCTCTAATGCCACTGCGAGACGCTGCTCGTGCGGCATGTGCGTCACACACATTTCTGAGATCGTGGAGATGCCGTCCCAACCTTACTTTTAGGGGGGAAACACTAGGTTTGAATGGAAGGCGACATGTTATCAAGAGGGAAGAAATGGCAAGAGACCTCATCAGGAAAGTTGACCATATTCTTAAAAATCACTCAGGTGTTGGCATGAAGAAGCTAGAGCTTTATCTCTATACTTGTAGGAAGATCAATTCCTGTTATCTCGATAGGTGGCTTCATACTGCTGTTACAGCAGGGATTGAAGAACTCGTCATGTCTCTGTCTTATGACAGTGAGGAAGCATACGATTTCCCATGCTCACTTTTATTTAATGGGAGTCAAAACTCAATAAGGTATCTTCGCCTCTCTTATTGTGCCTTTCGTCCCACAACTGAGCTTGGTTGCTGCAGAAGCTTGACAACTTTGTTTCTGAGTCATGTTTGGATTGCGGACCAAGAGCTAGAGTGGCTTCTTTCCAATTCTACCGCATTGGAGAAGTTGAGACTCCTGAGTTGCACTGAGATCGTTTGCCTGAAGATACCTTGTCTGCTGCAGCGGCTCAGCTTTCTAAGCGTGGCTGCTTGTCGCAAGCTGCAAGTGATAGAGAGCAACGCTCCGAATATCTCCACTTTTCATTTCACTGGTAACTTAGTACGGATCTCACTTGGAGGTGCATTGCAAGTAAAGGATGCCGAAATGTATTGCATGCATGAGTCCAACATGATTCGGTATGCTCGGACCAAGCTTCTATCCTGGGCGCCAAATGTTGAAACCCTTAGCATAGCATCAAATAATGAG ATTATCAGTACGCCAATGCTACCTGGCAAATTCGTCCACCTCAAATACTTGCGCTTTACTCTATATGAAGATGAGGCTATTTCACCAGCCTGCGATTATCTTTCTCTAGTTCCTTTCCTTGAAGCTTCTCCTTGGTTGGAGACCTTCATCTTTCAA GTGATACGGCGGAGTATGAAGCATGAGTCGATCATTGGGGATTCCTCACATCTGAGACAGCTGCCAGAACATCGCCATGACAAGCTAAAGAGTGTGTCGATTGGTGGCTTCAGCTCTGCCAAGAGCTTGGTCGAGTTGACATGTCATATTGTTGAGAACGCATCAGCACTTGAGTGCCTTTTATTGGATACTACTCGAGGTAGCTTCAGCCCGGATGGGTGTTCCGTGGATAAACCTGGCCAATGTGCTCGTATGGGGAGGAAATTCCTCGTGGAGGCATGTAGAGCACGTTTGGCTATTAGAACACACATTGAGGGAATAATTCCCTCTAGAGTTAAATTAGATGTTGTCGAGCCTTGCAGACGATGCCATGATGTTGAGCATCGAGATAGCATCGGTGTTTAA